gaggcgctggtaaggaggtcgtaccctgcagctgcagaagagatgatcgtggtcctggcccgcgatttctttgttgacgctttgcaggaccagcagctgcaaatctacgtcaagcaggcacaccctgaggacctgcaggtggcgctggcgagggccttggagttcgaggccttcctgaaggcaaccagtggcctagggccagctgctcagccccgccatgacctccggggccggaaggctaaagtggagaaggtagcattgaggaaggtgagcccgagcactttccaagacTTGTGTTggcgctgcggtgaggaagggcacagacgtagtcggtgttggagggagcggagaacacgtcctctcaaccggacggattctgatgcctttcaGCAGTACTCATTAttgttcgatgcaatatatctttgtattttattattaattttgtttttatcattaattttgtttttatcattacatgtAATCACTTTTTAAGTTTgtaagtaatgagtttaccagtaactatattatagtttttctttcggcaatatctttcagctctaggcagggatgaaataccgatATAGCAttttcgcgctgcggagggagtttcatctcggatccgtttacagctAGGGAAGCATCCAGCTCTGTAAAGGGATCcgtggacagaatagattaatgtaaTGTATTGCCGATGTTGTCAGTAATATATCCTTCTGTCTGCTTTCCGTCCAACAGATCCCCAGACCCAAGGGCGAGGATGTTCCTCCACGTGGGACCGCAGACTCTGCTTGTGCGCGCGCTCCTGGTCGCTGCCTGGGGCTTCCTGCTCTCGGCTCCTCGCGTCGTCAGCGGGCGCAGTGTCGTCCACACCAACGCCATGTATGACAAGAGCGTCCACGGGAAGCCTGTCATCGTATACGTGGATGTAAATTTTTTTGTGCACAATATCACCAATAGCACTCTCTCTCTGGGCAAGGGCCTCAGTAGGGAGGCCGGGACCCTGGGCCTGTTCCCTGTGCCAATGTGCCTGGAGGATTACAACCCGTGTCCCTTCGGTAGGAACGGCAAGAGGCGGAAGATGGCGTCCCGCAAAACTAAGCAGACCTTCGTTATACACTTAAATAATATGGAAACAAATACAATTGAAGTAGAGAATTATACTCTTGAGGTGGACTCCGAATGCTATTGCGAGTCAAATGAGGATAGCAGAGAGTTCAGTGTTGAGGCAGATGTCTCACCGTATTTCGAGGCTTCTCATACATCAGAGGGACCTTGCCCATTAGTGTGTCCGTTATTGATATtaacatgttttattttattaaaaatgacaTCGCGAATATTTAGCATACAGTGTGTGCATTTTGTGCAAAGGACATACATTGGCTTCTGAAGGAGTCCCAAGCTGCGCATTGCAGGATTGGGTGGCTGGGACCACCCATGCCAGGAGCAGCTTACTCTTCTGTACGTCCTCGAAAAGACGATTCACCCTGGCCGATGCGCAGTGCTGTCAATCTGACGTTTACTTCCGTTGTCTTATTTCTA
The genomic region above belongs to Penaeus monodon isolate SGIC_2016 chromosome 16, NSTDA_Pmon_1, whole genome shotgun sequence and contains:
- the LOC119582852 gene encoding uncharacterized protein LOC119582852; amino-acid sequence: MFLHVGPQTLLVRALLVAAWGFLLSAPRVVSGRSVVHTNAMYDKSVHGKPVIVYVDVNFFVHNITNSTLSLGKGLSREAGTLGLFPVPMCLEDYNPCPFGRNGKRRKMASRKTKQTFVIHLNNMETNTIEVENYTLEVDSECYCESNEDSREFSVEADVSPYFEASHTSEGPCPLVCPLLILTCFILLKMTSRIFSIQCVHFVQRTYIGF